From the genome of Dioscorea cayenensis subsp. rotundata cultivar TDr96_F1 unplaced genomic scaffold, TDr96_F1_v2_PseudoChromosome.rev07_lg8_w22 25.fasta BLBR01001339.1, whole genome shotgun sequence, one region includes:
- the LOC120256212 gene encoding protein DETOXIFICATION 42-like: MDSKPTENGKEMAVINPAEDTKHTQPEDENHLSDDPENGTNSDETTDQDCPSPLKPAFRRKSGLHIFFMDIRNVLKLDEIGLEIARIAVPAALALAADPLASLVDTAFIGRLGPVEIAAVGVSIAIFNQVSKVAIYPLVSVTTSFVAEEDAICNEITVKEENKDLEKAAAPNSETKELPVPNDSEKTGCYSSCFSSKCTNPFGTGRERRYIPSVSSALVVGGVLGLIQAIFLILAAKLVLNIMGVKSGSPMLAPACRYLTLRSLGAPAVLLSLAMQGVFRGFKDTKTPLYATVAGDLANIILDPILIFVLRMGVSGAAIAHVFSQYLITFILLCKLVKQVDVVPPSLKALQFSRFLRCGFLLLARVIAVTFCVTLAASLAAHHGPIPMAAFQISLQLWLATSLLSDGLAVAGQAIIASSFAKGDYNKVVAATSRVLQLSVVVGIALAVLLGVGMEFGSGIFTKDQEVIKLIHKGLPFVAATQPINSLAFVFDGVNFGASDYTYSAYSMVMVAIISIPSLIFLSSSSYAYIGIWTALTIYMSLRTFAGVWRMGAARGPWTFLRRGSSSQR; encoded by the exons ATGGACTCAAAACCGACTGAAAATGGTAAAGAAATGGCTGTCATAAATCCTGCCGAGGATACAAAGCATACTCAACCAGAGGATGAAAATCACTTGTCTGATGATCCGGAGAATGGAACAAATTCTGATGAGACAACGGATCAGGATTGTCCGTCACCATTGAAACCAGCATTCAGAAGAAAGTCTGGCTTACATATCTTCTTTATGGACATAAG GAATGTCTTGAAGCTGGATGAGATTGGACTAGAGATTGCAAGGATTGCAGTGCCTGCAGCACTGGCTTTAGCAGCTGACCCACTTGCTTCTTTAGTTGACACAGCTTTCATTGGTCGGTTAG GTCCTGTGGAGATTGCAGCTGTAGGAGTTTCCATTGCTATTTTTAACCAAGTCTCAAAGGTTGCTATATATCCGCTTGTTAGTGTAACAACATCCTTTGTAGCTGAAGAAGATGCTATATGCAACGAGATCACAgtcaaagaagaaaacaaagatttggAAAAAGCTGCTGCTCCCAACAGTGAAACAAAAGAATTGCCCGTCCCGAATG ATTCTGAAAAGACTGGATGCTACTCGTCTTGCTTTTCTAGTAAATGTACAAACCCGTTTGGAACTGGACGTGAGAGAAGGTATATCCCATCAGTGTCATCAGCATTGGTTGTTGGCGGGGTGCTCGGCCTTATTCAGgctatatttcttattttagcTGCCAAACTGGTCTTGAACATCATGGGTGTAAAATCT GGTTCCCCCATGTTAGCCCCAGCTTGTCGATATCTGACTTTGAGGTCTCTTGGTGCTCCCGCTGTTCTGTTGTCTTTAGCCATGCAAGGTGTTTTTCGGGGCTTTAAGGACACAAAAACTCCTTTATATGCCACAG TGGCGGGAGATTTGGCGAACATCATTTTGGATCCGATTTTGATATTTGTTCTCCGTATGGGTGTTAGTGGGGCAGCCATTGCCCATGTTTTCTCTCA GTACCTTATTACATTCATATTACTTTGTAAACTAGTGAAACAAGTGGACGTTGTGCCCCCGAGTCTAAAAGCTTTGCAATTTAGTCGATTTCTTAGATGTG GATTTCTATTGCTCGCAAGAGTTATCGCGGTTACATTCTGCGTCACACTGGCAGCTTCATTAGCTGCGCATCACGGACCGATTCCAATGGCCGCATTCCAAATCTCCCTGCAGCTTTGGTTGGCAACATCTCTTCTGTCCGATGGGCTTGCCGTTGCGGGACAG GCAATCATTGCCAGTTCATTTGCTAAAGGAGATTATAACAAAGTCGTGGCTGCTACTTCTCGTGTATTGCAG TTAAGCGTTGTTGTGGGAATTGCCCTTGCTGTTTTGCTTGGAGTTGGCATGGAGTTTGGGTCAGGAATATTTACAAAGGACCAAGAAGTTATCAAACTAATTCATAAAGGCCTACCG TTTGTAGCTGCAACTCAACCTATAAACTCGTTGGCTTTTGTTTTTGATGGTGTCAACTTTGGAGCATCTGACTACACCTACTCCGCGTATTCAATG GTAATGGTTGCAATTATTAGCATTCCATCCTTGATCTTTCTTTCATCATCTAGTTATGCATACATTGGAATATGGACTGCTTTAACGATCTACATGAGCCTTCGAACATTTGCCGGTGTATGGAG GATGGGAGCCGCAAGGGGTCCATGGACTTTCCTTCGTCGAGGATCATCTTCCCAACGGTGA